A region of Shewanella psychromarinicola DNA encodes the following proteins:
- a CDS encoding NADH:flavin oxidoreductase, which yields MSIDRRTLIKFMGIAAASASTTVAFGSNASSAAPVSTRKLFEEVKLGTLTLKNRLIRSATSQYRATVDGDPTEDLMRVHRELAQGGVSLIITGLTYIMKDDQYGQAGTGLYDDSQIDLYQKVVKNAHDHGAKIAVQLAMVGPQSDYRIDHRVVYGASKVPHPIYGTVPNKVMTKDDIKFAIQSFIDAALRAKKAGFDAIELHFAHNYLVSQFLFPYYNDRTDEYGGPIENRARFAFEILEAVRGAVGADYPIIAKVHGRDYLGSQAGGNTQDENLFFIKGLVKRGITALDISGGNKVRGMGEFHPELQDEKDQSYFADDAKYISEHVDVPMMVTGGNRSPHLMEKILAEVSNIEAFGFGRTMLSEPNLANNWKQDPNHKPRCLSCNWCIANYGTQKSQCVLNVSRAYIPAGH from the coding sequence ATGAGTATCGACCGTCGTACATTAATAAAATTTATGGGCATTGCTGCTGCAAGCGCATCAACCACAGTCGCATTTGGTAGTAATGCAAGCAGTGCAGCTCCCGTGTCTACACGCAAACTATTTGAAGAAGTTAAACTAGGCACATTAACCCTAAAAAACAGACTTATCCGTTCTGCTACGTCTCAGTATCGCGCCACTGTCGATGGTGATCCTACTGAAGATTTGATGCGCGTCCATCGCGAACTCGCTCAAGGTGGAGTTAGTCTTATCATCACCGGTCTGACTTACATAATGAAGGACGATCAATATGGCCAAGCGGGTACGGGCTTATATGATGACTCTCAGATCGATTTATATCAAAAAGTGGTCAAGAATGCCCACGATCATGGCGCTAAAATAGCTGTACAGTTAGCAATGGTTGGCCCACAGAGTGACTATCGTATTGACCACCGCGTAGTCTATGGCGCATCTAAAGTGCCACACCCTATTTATGGCACAGTGCCAAATAAAGTCATGACTAAAGATGACATTAAATTTGCCATTCAATCATTTATCGATGCCGCTCTCAGAGCTAAAAAAGCGGGTTTCGATGCCATTGAATTGCATTTCGCTCACAATTATCTAGTGAGTCAATTCTTATTCCCTTACTACAACGATCGAACCGATGAATACGGCGGCCCAATAGAAAACCGTGCTCGGTTTGCGTTTGAAATTTTAGAAGCCGTTCGTGGCGCTGTCGGTGCTGACTACCCAATTATTGCCAAGGTTCATGGCCGTGATTACTTGGGCAGTCAAGCGGGTGGTAATACTCAAGATGAAAACCTATTTTTCATTAAAGGCTTAGTTAAGCGTGGTATTACGGCATTGGATATCAGTGGCGGTAATAAAGTGCGCGGAATGGGGGAGTTTCATCCTGAGCTTCAGGACGAGAAAGACCAATCCTATTTTGCCGATGATGCTAAATATATCAGCGAACATGTTGATGTTCCAATGATGGTGACTGGGGGCAATCGCTCACCACATCTAATGGAAAAAATCCTTGCTGAAGTTAGCAATATTGAAGCATTTGGTTTTGGTCGAACCATGTTATCTGAGCCTAATCTAGCCAACAACTGGAAACAAGATCCAAACCACAAGCCACGCTGTTTGTCGTGTAACTGGTGTATCGCCAACTATGGCACTCAAAAATCGCAATGTGTTCTCAATGTATCGCGCGCCTATATCCCTGCCGGGCATTAA